The Verrucomicrobiia bacterium DNA window GACGCTTTCCTTAATAAGGCGCAGCGGCAGAGGAGAGGTCTGAGACCAAACCTGGGAAGGAAGAAAGCAAATCAGCAGGAAAACGGAAACGGTTTTTTGAAATCGGCGCATGCAGACTTTCCGGGCCCGGCAAGTTCGAAATGCCGGTGGTTTTTCCGGCATCTCCCGAGTGGGAAAAAAATTCCCTTGGCTCAGTTTTTTAAATTTCTTATTAACCGGGCGAGGCAAAACACATTAAGCACTATCCCGAGACAAATTTCCTTTAAACAGACACCGGGACAGGCTCTAAATCTACAGGGTTTTTTTTCCGTTTCAACCGCGACTCGGGCCCATGAAAAGCCGAATCCCCTGTTGTTCGGGAATCCTCGAACAAACTATGTTCTGTTAAGAGCCATTAACCAAAATCGAGGGATGGCGCAGGATGTTCTAAGGTGATCAAAGGCGTTATCGCGGCCCGAGACTTTTCTTCCCACATTCCGCACATTTTTGTATAATCGCCGCCCTGCCGGGAAACCCGCGCTAAACAAGGAGAAAAAAATGGCCACGCTTATTCTGCTCCGTCACGGAGAGTCGCAATGGAATCTGGAAAACCGTTTCACCGGATGGGTGGACGTGGAACTTTCCGAAAAGGGAAAAAAGGAAGCGGAAGCGGCCGGAAAAAAACTGAAGGATATCCGCATCGACAAGGTCTACACGTCGGTGCTCAAGCGCGCCATGAACACCGCGCAGATCGCGCTCGACACCGCGGGCAAGAAAAACCTTCCGGTCGAACGCGACAAGGCCCTGAACGAACGCCATTACGGCGCGCTGCAGGGCTTGAATAAAGCCGAGACCGCGAAGAAATACGGCGACGAGCAGGTCCACATCTGGCGCCGCAGCTACGACATCCCGCCCCCGGCGGACAAGACCGACATGAATCCCGAAGGCATCGGCGAGAGCCTGAAAGACACGGCCGCGCGAACGCTGCCCTACTTCGACACGAAGATCATGAAGGATTTGAAGGACGGCAAGAACGTGCTGGTGGCCGCGCACGGCAATAGCCTTCGCGCGATCGTGATGCACCTCGAAAAACTCACCAAGGAACAAGTC harbors:
- a CDS encoding 2,3-diphosphoglycerate-dependent phosphoglycerate mutase, producing MATLILLRHGESQWNLENRFTGWVDVELSEKGKKEAEAAGKKLKDIRIDKVYTSVLKRAMNTAQIALDTAGKKNLPVERDKALNERHYGALQGLNKAETAKKYGDEQVHIWRRSYDIPPPADKTDMNPEGIGESLKDTAARTLPYFDTKIMKDLKDGKNVLVAAHGNSLRAIVMHLEKLTKEQVLELNLATGIPIVYEIDRNGSVTSKKILA